A stretch of the Simiduia curdlanivorans genome encodes the following:
- a CDS encoding ferritin-like domain-containing protein — MSNEGYHEPIDELSDETRDMHRAITSLMEELEAVDWYNQRVDACKDEALKAILAHNRDEEKEHAAMVLEWIRRKDARFDKELKDYLFTDKPIAHE, encoded by the coding sequence ATGTCAAATGAAGGTTATCACGAGCCTATAGACGAGCTCAGCGACGAAACAAGAGATATGCATCGAGCCATCACATCGCTAATGGAAGAGCTCGAGGCCGTGGATTGGTATAATCAGCGAGTAGATGCTTGTAAAGACGAAGCCTTGAAGGCGATTCTTGCCCATAATCGCGACGAGGAGAAAGAACATGCAGCAATGGTGCTCGAGTGGATCAGGCGAAAAGATGCTCGCTTTGATAAGGAGCTGAAAGACTATTTATTCACCGATAAACCTATTGCGCATGAATAG
- a CDS encoding class II fumarate hydratase, with the protein MGKFRIETDSMGEVEVPAGALFGAQTQRAVNNFPISGLEMPSRFIHALAKIKRCAALANKKLTLLDAAIADAIVDACDKMLSGQHGEQFPVDVFQTGSGTSTNMNINEVIATLASRILNQKVDPNDHVNSGQSSNDVIPTAIHVSAVLAVEQELLPALDILYRSLIEKAKTLESYVKTGRTHLMDAMPIRFDQELSAWAGQIQQSKHRLQAILPELKSLAQGGTAVGTGINTSPEFAAGFVKELSDFCAVEFTVSENFFVSISSQDTAVALSGQLKTLAVSLMKIGNDLRWMNSGPLSGLGEIQLEAVQPGSSIMPGKVNPVIPEAITMVAAQVMGNDTTITVAGQSGNFQLNAMLPVIAYNLLQSIELLANSTRLLADKAVSGFTVNKNNIERALARNPILVTALNPLIGYQKAAAIAKKAYASGRTIIDVAVEETNLSRSELERILNPSDLTKGGVKS; encoded by the coding sequence ATGGGTAAATTCAGAATTGAAACGGATAGCATGGGCGAGGTAGAGGTTCCGGCCGGTGCGCTATTCGGTGCCCAAACACAACGCGCAGTTAATAACTTTCCCATTAGCGGCTTGGAGATGCCAAGCCGTTTTATTCACGCCTTAGCGAAGATCAAGCGTTGTGCCGCGCTTGCTAATAAAAAGCTTACGTTATTAGATGCTGCTATTGCCGATGCTATTGTCGACGCGTGCGATAAAATGCTTTCCGGTCAGCATGGTGAGCAGTTCCCAGTGGATGTATTTCAAACGGGTTCCGGTACTAGCACTAATATGAACATCAATGAAGTGATTGCAACCTTAGCCAGTAGAATCTTGAATCAAAAAGTCGACCCGAACGATCATGTTAACAGTGGGCAGAGTAGTAACGATGTGATACCTACCGCTATTCATGTGAGTGCTGTTTTGGCCGTTGAGCAAGAATTGCTGCCAGCGCTCGATATTTTATATCGAAGCTTGATAGAAAAGGCAAAAACGCTGGAGAGTTATGTAAAAACGGGGCGCACCCATCTAATGGATGCCATGCCTATTCGATTTGACCAAGAGCTTAGTGCTTGGGCGGGGCAGATACAGCAGAGTAAGCACCGGCTCCAAGCCATATTACCCGAGCTAAAATCTCTTGCTCAAGGTGGCACGGCGGTGGGTACCGGCATTAATACGTCCCCTGAGTTTGCCGCTGGTTTTGTTAAAGAGCTCAGTGATTTTTGCGCTGTTGAATTTACCGTTAGCGAGAATTTTTTTGTCAGTATAAGCAGCCAAGATACGGCCGTTGCGCTGTCGGGCCAACTAAAAACCTTGGCTGTAAGCTTAATGAAAATAGGTAATGACTTGCGTTGGATGAACTCGGGCCCGCTGTCGGGGTTAGGTGAAATTCAATTAGAAGCTGTACAGCCGGGTTCATCAATTATGCCTGGCAAAGTAAACCCCGTTATTCCCGAAGCGATTACCATGGTGGCGGCACAGGTTATGGGTAATGATACTACTATAACGGTAGCGGGGCAGTCGGGTAATTTTCAGTTAAATGCTATGTTGCCGGTGATTGCTTACAACCTGCTGCAAAGCATTGAATTATTGGCCAATAGCACGCGATTACTCGCGGATAAAGCCGTTAGCGGGTTTACCGTTAATAAAAATAATATTGAGCGAGCCTTGGCTAGAAATCCTATTTTGGTGACTGCGTTGAATCCGCTTATTGGTTATCAAAAGGCGGCTGCTATTGCTAAGAAAGCTTACGCATCGGGTCGCACGATTATTGATGTGGCGGTGGAGGAGACAAATCTCAGTCGCTCAGAACTTGAGCGAATTTTAAACCCTAGTGACCTAACGAAGGGTGGGGTGAAGTCCTGA